In Choloepus didactylus isolate mChoDid1 chromosome X, mChoDid1.pri, whole genome shotgun sequence, a genomic segment contains:
- the NLGN3 gene encoding neuroligin-3 isoform X3: MLPVWFTANLDIVATYIQEPNEDCLYLNVYVPTEDVKRISKECARKPNKKICRKGGSGAKKQGEDLADNDGDEDEDIRDSGAKPVMVYIHGGSYMEGTGNMIDGSVLASYGNVIVITLNYRVGVLGFLSTGDQAAKGNYGLLDQIQALRWVSENIAFFGGDPRRITVFGSGIGASCVSLLTLSHHSEGLFQRAIIQSGSALSSWAVNYQPVKYTSLLADKVGCNVLDTVDMVDCLRQKSAKELVEQDIQPARYHVAFGPVIDGDVIPDDPEILMEQGEFLNYDIMLGVNQGEGLKFVEGVVDPEDGVSGTDFDYSVSNFVDNLYGYPEGKDTLRETIKFMYTDWADRDNPETRRKTLVALFTDHQWVEPSVVTADLHARYGSPTYFYAFYHHCQSLMKPAWSDAAHGDEVPYVFGVPMVGPTDLFPCNFSKNDVMLSAVVMTYWTNFAKTGDPNKPVPQDTKFIHTKANRFEEVAWSKYNPRDQLYLHIGLKPRVRDHYRATKVAFWKHLVPHLYNLHDMFHYTSTTTKVPPPDTTHSSHITRRPNGKTWSTKRPAISPAYSNENAQGSWNGDQDAGPLLVENPRDYSTELSVTIAVGASLLFLNVLAFAALYYRKDKRRQEPLRQPSPQRGAGAPELGAAPEEELAALQLGPAHHECEAGPPHDTLRLTALPDYTLTLRRSPNDIPLMTPNTITMIPNSLVGLQTLHPYNTFAAGFNSTGLPHSHSTTRV, translated from the exons tAAAGCGGATTTCCAAGGAATGCGCCAGAAAGCCCAACAAGAAAATTTGTAGGAAAGGAG GATCCGGCGCTAAGAAACAGGGCGAGGACTTAGCGGATAATGACGGGGATGAAGATGAAG ACATCCGGGACAGTGGTGCTAAGCCCGTCATGGTCTACATCCACGGAGGCTCATACATGGAAGGCACAGGCAACATGATTGACGGCAGTGTCCTCGCCAGTTATGGCAATGTCATCGTCATCACCCTCAACTATCGGGTTGGGGTGCTAG GTTTCCTGAGCACTGGAGATCAGGCTGCCAAGGGCAACTATGGGCTCCTTGACCAAATCCAGGCCCTCCGCTGGGTGAGCGAGAACATCGCCTTCTTCGGTGGAGACCCCCGCCGTATTACCGTCTTTGGTTCAGGCATTGGGGCATCCTGTGTCAGCCTCCTCACACTGTCACATCACTCTGAGG GGCTTTTCCAGAGAGCCATCATCCAAAGTGGTTCTGCTCTGTCTAGCTGGGCTGTGAACTACCAGCCGGTGAAGTATACCAGCCTGCTGGCAGACAAGGTGGGCTGTAACGTGCTAGACACAGTGGATATGGTGGACTGTCTTCGGCAAAAGAGTGCTAAGGAGCTGGTAGAGCAGGACATCCAGCCAGCCCGCTACCATGTGGCCTTTGGTCCTGTGATTGATGGTGATGTCATTCCTGATGACCCTGAGATCCTCATGGAACAGGGCGAGTTCCTCAACTATGATATCATGCTAGGTGTCAACCAGGGTGAGGGTCTCAAATTTGTGGAAGGGGTAGTGGATCCTGAGGATGGAGTCTCTGGCACTGACTTTGACTATTCAGTCTCCAACTTTGTGGACAATCTGTATGGCTATCCAGAGGGTAAGGACACCCTGCGGGAGACCATCAAGTTCATGTACACAGACTGGGCAGACCGTGACAACCCCGAGACCCGCCGTAAAACACTGGTGGCACTCTTCACTGACCATCAGTGGGTGGAGCCCTCAGTAGTGACAGCTGATCTGCATGCACGCTATGGCTCACCTACCTACTTCTACGCCTTCTATCATCACTGCCAGAGCCTCATGAAGCCTGCTTGGTCAGATGCAGCTCATGGGGATGAAGTACCCTACGTTTTTGGTGTCCCTATGGTAGGCCCCACCGACCTCTTCCCCTGCAACTTCTCCAAGAATGACGTCATGCTCAGTGCTGTCGTCATGACCTACTGGACCAACTTTGCCAAGACTGG GGATCCCAACAAGCCGGTCCCCCAGGACACCAAGTTCATTCACACCAAGGCCAACCGCTTTGAGGAAGTGGCCTGGTCCAAATACAATCCCCGAGACCAGCTCTACCTTCACATCGGGCTGAAACCAAGGGTCCGCGACCATTACCGGGCCACTAAGGTGGCCTTTTGGAAACACCTGGTGCCCCACCTATACAACCTGCATGACATGTTCCACTATACGTCCACAACCACCAAAGTGCCACCCCCGGATACCACCCACAGCTCCCACATTACCCGCCGACCCAACGGCAAGACCTGGAGCACCAAGCGGCCAGCCATCTCACCTGCCTACAGCAACGAGAACGCCCAAGGGTCCTGGAACGGGGACCAGGATGCAGGGCCACTTCTGGTGGAGAACCCTCGAGACTACTCCACTGAATTAAGTGTCACCATTGCTGTGGGGGCCTCCCTCCTGTTTCTTAATGTTCTGGCCTTTGCTGCCCTCTACTACCGTAAGGACAAACGGCGTCAGGAGCCCCTGCGGCAGCCCAGCCCTCAGAGAGGTGCTGGGGCCCCTGAATTGGGAGCTGCTCCTGAGGAGGAGTTGGCAGCATTACAGCTGGGTCCCGCCCACCATGAGTGTGAGGCAGGCCCCCCCCATGACACACTGCGCCTCACTGCACTGCCCGACTACACCCTGACCTTGCGGCGCTCCCCCAACGACATCCCACTCATGACCCCCAACACCATCACGATGATTCCCAACTCCCTGGTAGGGCTGCAGACACTGCACCCCTATAACACCTTCGCCGCAGGGTTCAACAGTACTGGTCTGCCCCACTCACACTCCACCACCCGGGTATAG
- the NLGN3 gene encoding neuroligin-3 isoform X5 produces MVYIHGGSYMEGTGNMIDGSVLASYGNVIVITLNYRVGVLGFLSTGDQAAKGNYGLLDQIQALRWVSENIAFFGGDPRRITVFGSGIGASCVSLLTLSHHSEGLFQRAIIQSGSALSSWAVNYQPVKYTSLLADKVGCNVLDTVDMVDCLRQKSAKELVEQDIQPARYHVAFGPVIDGDVIPDDPEILMEQGEFLNYDIMLGVNQGEGLKFVEGVVDPEDGVSGTDFDYSVSNFVDNLYGYPEGKDTLRETIKFMYTDWADRDNPETRRKTLVALFTDHQWVEPSVVTADLHARYGSPTYFYAFYHHCQSLMKPAWSDAAHGDEVPYVFGVPMVGPTDLFPCNFSKNDVMLSAVVMTYWTNFAKTGDPNKPVPQDTKFIHTKANRFEEVAWSKYNPRDQLYLHIGLKPRVRDHYRATKVAFWKHLVPHLYNLHDMFHYTSTTTKVPPPDTTHSSHITRRPNGKTWSTKRPAISPAYSNENAQGSWNGDQDAGPLLVENPRDYSTELSVTIAVGASLLFLNVLAFAALYYRKDKRRQEPLRQPSPQRGAGAPELGAAPEEELAALQLGPAHHECEAGPPHDTLRLTALPDYTLTLRRSPNDIPLMTPNTITMIPNSLVGLQTLHPYNTFAAGFNSTGLPHSHSTTRV; encoded by the exons ATGGTCTACATCCACGGAGGCTCATACATGGAAGGCACAGGCAACATGATTGACGGCAGTGTCCTCGCCAGTTATGGCAATGTCATCGTCATCACCCTCAACTATCGGGTTGGGGTGCTAG GTTTCCTGAGCACTGGAGATCAGGCTGCCAAGGGCAACTATGGGCTCCTTGACCAAATCCAGGCCCTCCGCTGGGTGAGCGAGAACATCGCCTTCTTCGGTGGAGACCCCCGCCGTATTACCGTCTTTGGTTCAGGCATTGGGGCATCCTGTGTCAGCCTCCTCACACTGTCACATCACTCTGAGG GGCTTTTCCAGAGAGCCATCATCCAAAGTGGTTCTGCTCTGTCTAGCTGGGCTGTGAACTACCAGCCGGTGAAGTATACCAGCCTGCTGGCAGACAAGGTGGGCTGTAACGTGCTAGACACAGTGGATATGGTGGACTGTCTTCGGCAAAAGAGTGCTAAGGAGCTGGTAGAGCAGGACATCCAGCCAGCCCGCTACCATGTGGCCTTTGGTCCTGTGATTGATGGTGATGTCATTCCTGATGACCCTGAGATCCTCATGGAACAGGGCGAGTTCCTCAACTATGATATCATGCTAGGTGTCAACCAGGGTGAGGGTCTCAAATTTGTGGAAGGGGTAGTGGATCCTGAGGATGGAGTCTCTGGCACTGACTTTGACTATTCAGTCTCCAACTTTGTGGACAATCTGTATGGCTATCCAGAGGGTAAGGACACCCTGCGGGAGACCATCAAGTTCATGTACACAGACTGGGCAGACCGTGACAACCCCGAGACCCGCCGTAAAACACTGGTGGCACTCTTCACTGACCATCAGTGGGTGGAGCCCTCAGTAGTGACAGCTGATCTGCATGCACGCTATGGCTCACCTACCTACTTCTACGCCTTCTATCATCACTGCCAGAGCCTCATGAAGCCTGCTTGGTCAGATGCAGCTCATGGGGATGAAGTACCCTACGTTTTTGGTGTCCCTATGGTAGGCCCCACCGACCTCTTCCCCTGCAACTTCTCCAAGAATGACGTCATGCTCAGTGCTGTCGTCATGACCTACTGGACCAACTTTGCCAAGACTGG GGATCCCAACAAGCCGGTCCCCCAGGACACCAAGTTCATTCACACCAAGGCCAACCGCTTTGAGGAAGTGGCCTGGTCCAAATACAATCCCCGAGACCAGCTCTACCTTCACATCGGGCTGAAACCAAGGGTCCGCGACCATTACCGGGCCACTAAGGTGGCCTTTTGGAAACACCTGGTGCCCCACCTATACAACCTGCATGACATGTTCCACTATACGTCCACAACCACCAAAGTGCCACCCCCGGATACCACCCACAGCTCCCACATTACCCGCCGACCCAACGGCAAGACCTGGAGCACCAAGCGGCCAGCCATCTCACCTGCCTACAGCAACGAGAACGCCCAAGGGTCCTGGAACGGGGACCAGGATGCAGGGCCACTTCTGGTGGAGAACCCTCGAGACTACTCCACTGAATTAAGTGTCACCATTGCTGTGGGGGCCTCCCTCCTGTTTCTTAATGTTCTGGCCTTTGCTGCCCTCTACTACCGTAAGGACAAACGGCGTCAGGAGCCCCTGCGGCAGCCCAGCCCTCAGAGAGGTGCTGGGGCCCCTGAATTGGGAGCTGCTCCTGAGGAGGAGTTGGCAGCATTACAGCTGGGTCCCGCCCACCATGAGTGTGAGGCAGGCCCCCCCCATGACACACTGCGCCTCACTGCACTGCCCGACTACACCCTGACCTTGCGGCGCTCCCCCAACGACATCCCACTCATGACCCCCAACACCATCACGATGATTCCCAACTCCCTGGTAGGGCTGCAGACACTGCACCCCTATAACACCTTCGCCGCAGGGTTCAACAGTACTGGTCTGCCCCACTCACACTCCACCACCCGGGTATAG